The genomic stretch ATGAGTAACAGACATACGATAACGATTCAAACAACTGTTAATGCACCTGTAGAAAAAGTATGGAAAGCCTTTAATGAGCCTGAACATATAAAAAGGTGGAACAGTGCTTCTGAGGATTGGCATACCACCGCCTCAGAAAATGATTTAAAAACAGGTGGAAGTTTTCGGTCCAGAATGGAAGCAAAGGACGGAAGCTTTGGCTTTGATTTTTCAGGAACTTATGACGAGATTATATTACATGAGACTATCAAATATACCTTAGAGGATGGTAGAAAAGTCTCAATAAATTTTAAGAGTATAGGAAATCAGACCCAAATTACAGAAGCATTTGAAGCGGAAGAAGAAAACCCTGTTAAAATGCAGGAAGAGGGTTGGCAGGCAATACTGAACAATTTTAAAAGGTATACGGAAGAAACATCGATATAAACACATACTGGTTAAGCAGGGAGTTTAATGTGTATAAAGGGAAATCGAAAGCCAATGGGAAGGGCGGTGTTTTATGAAATCACCAGAGGAGAGAATTACGGAGCTGGAACAAAGGGTAGCTCTTTTAGAAAGTATCATAAAAAGGTCAGAAATAAATAGAACACCCGATACGGAAGTACATGGTACAGTAAGTCAAATGCCAGTTAATCAAATGCCAGTGAATCAAATGCCAGTGAATCAAATGCTGGTGAACCAAATGCCAGTGAACCAAACGCAAGCGAACCAAATGTTAGACAATCAAATGCCTAATCAAAGACGCCCTTTAAATCAAAGAACGGCTGGCTCCAGGTCTTCTACCCAAAGGCAGTCACTGAATCAAAGAACAAATTCATCACCTCAGGTAAATAATAAAAAAGACAAAGAGGCTCTGATTGGAAAGTATATTATCGGGGTATTGGCAGCAGTGCTCATTTTCGTTGGTGCAATATCCTTTATAGGTTTAGTGTGGAACCGAATGACTCCAGGTATTAAAATATCACTATTGGCTGTCTCAGGTATTGTATTATCTGTATTTGGTTTCTGGTTTCTAAGGACAAGACGAAATCCCATAACCTCCATAATACTTGGAACAGGAGCAGGATTACTGTTTATCACCATATTATCTGCCAATCTGGCATTTCATATGATTGGAAACAACTTATCAATTATATTAGCGGGATTTTGGGCAGTATTGTTTATGATCTCGACCCGTTATACGAAACTGTTCTTCACATCTGTAATAGCTTACATAGGCAGTTACATAACCTTGATTTTAGGTTTACTGCTAATAAAAGGGGACAGAGATTTATTATTATTGATATTGTTTAGCACGGTTATAGCAGCAGTTATGTTTTATACAACCTTTAAAGGAAAGAATTTCGAAATAATTATTAGCATAATGATGTCCTTCGTCAGCTATAGCACCATTTTAGTTCGATGTTATGCAGACGGTATTTTTGGTGATGATCCGCTTTTAAAGGGGTATTTTCTGCAAATTGCAATTGTATTAATCATATATATGCTTTTGAATTTCTTGTTCAAGGTAAGAATCAATACAGACTTGGTTCTGTTCTATTTTGTGGTGAGTATCGTCACGACGATATTAACTGTTTTAGCTATGACATACTTAAATGTGATTTATCTTGATATAAGCATACGGCATATATATCTGCTATTTTTCGCTGTGAATCTGGTTCAGTTTATACTGAACTATATATTACATAAATGGATTGAAAAATGGCTGACAATATACTACAGCATAATGCTGACAATCACAGCTTTACTGATAAATATTGAACTTATTGGTGATCCTACGGGAATTGTACTGATTGGACTGTTATTACTTGCCTGCGGGAAAATCTTTAAGCGGGAAGAACAGACGCTGCTGATAGGGGCAATTGTGGTAGTTGATTCATTTTTTCTGCTTCGTTTTCCTTCCAATAATCCAATTTGTGCGGTTTTTGGTCTGATACAGCTAGCACTGATGGGATATCTGTTATGGAGTTGTGTCAGCTTAAAGCGATATGTACAGCTACACCTGTTAAAATTATTCGCTGTTCCAGTGGTTATATTTTGCTGTTTTGGTATCCCCTCCAATATTGTCAGACTTTTTGAGAGTTCCAGCAGAAATACATATCTTGATAATATAGCAGGGTATCTTCTTCTTATTATCGCCGTCATAGCTTTGATAAAAATTGATTACTTCAAGAGCTGGAAGAATGAACAGTTCAAGCTGTTTGGCGTAAATGAATCCCTGGAGAATGATACGACCCTGGACATAGTTCTATATACTCTTACGACCGGCTTATATTTATATGGACTGTGGGGAGTATCCAGTTCAGACAAGGTAATGATACAATTAATATTTACGCTGGCTGTAATAGCAGTTGCCTTATTACAAACAAGAATCTTCTTACAGGGAAAGCTGCGTAATAATACAGTAACTGGTATCTGGATTGTTCTTAAATATTTGATATTAACCTGGACTATACTGGGTTCGTTCTTAGACTTAGGTTTTATATCGGTAGTCTATAGCATAGCCGGCCTGGTTGTTGCAATCGTAAGTATAACCGTTGGTTTTAAGCTGAAAGTAAAAAGTATCAGATTATATGGTCTGATTTTGACAATTATTATGGTAGCAAAGTTCATACTGGTGGATTTGATTCAGGAAAACTCTATTACCAAGGTTCTTGCACTGATAATGGGAGGAGGATTATGCTTCTTCATCAGTTATATCTATAATAAATTAAGCGAGTCAACAAAATAAGTAAAAAAGGACATAAAGAAGGAAGTGCTCTTTCCTATAACGGACGTTTTAACGATCAAAAACTGTCTGTCATAGGAAGGAGTTTTTTTAATTCTAAGCATATTTTTTCTACCGGCAATATAGAAATTATCTTCTGAATGCTCCTGGCTTTGGAGATAAAAGTAAGAAAATACGGTATCTTGCACCGGGTGTTTCGAGATGAAACAGAAAACAGATTGTCTAGTCTCATAATTTGTTATTTATACCAAAATTTTTATTTTTGTAGTTGACTTTTATAATTTCGTATGCTACTATACAAAACATAAATTTAATACATAGAATTCATATAAGTATAGTATGAATTGAAAGATGAACATTTCAACAATTTACACGACGAGGTAAGCATCATATCAAGGGAGGACATTTATGAAATCAATCTTAAAAAAAGCAACTGCGGGCATTATAACATTTGCACTTGCATTTACAGTTTTGTTTAATACGGTTGCAGCTGCAAAAACAGCAGCCCCTGAGCCCTATTCCTGGAGTAAGGTTAATGGAGGAACCACCGGAGACTATATTGCTGATTCTTATGAAGGTATAGGAACAGGGCATGTATTTGAGTCAGTAACCCAGGAACGATTACTTGATATCCTAAGCAGCAAAGGTAACTACTATATCGTTTTTGGCAGTCCTAAATTGACTACCAGTCAGGATATCCTGAGCAGTATTAATAAGCAGGCTAAAAAAGATGGAATAACAAAGATTTATCATTTTGATCCTTTTATTGATGGTTACCAGCTTGATATAACTAAGAGCAATACTGTTTTTAAGACAGCTAATGGAACTTCTGTGAATGAATTATGGACCAGAATAACCGCCTTACTTCCAGCAGAAGAGCCCATAAAGAGCTATACCGTGAATGATACCTTGCTGTTTTCTTATAACAGCGAGAGTACTGACAAAATTACAGCATATTTCAGTTTTAAAGATACGGATGAATATAACGGAAATGCTTCCGCAGCAAGCATAGCCAAAGTTTTTAGAGGCGGTAAGAGCAAAGGAACAGTAGTTCCTTCCAGTGTAAGAACAGACTTTGATTTCTTTCAGAGAGTATATAATGCTTCTGCGACCTATTTTAATTATAACAACGGAGTTGCAGATCCCTTAGGAAACAGAACAGGAGCTGCAACAACAGAAATCTTTACAAATGCAGACAAAAGTGGATTTGCACTGCATCAGGTGAACTTCGCTGAACTGATCAATCTGTTAAATTCTCCTGGCGATCACATCATATTCTTTGGTGCTTCCTGGTGCCACAATACACAGGCCATCATCGGAAGTGTTGCAAGAAAAGCGAAAGAATATGGCTATGAGAAAGTTTATGTATATGACACCACACTGGGGAATCAGTTAACCTTTGGCACCGGTGATGACATTAATAAAGTAACAGCTTCCTCAAGTGCTTTTAATTCCAGAAATAGTGTTAACACCACTACAGGAAACGGAAATATAAGCTACCTTTATGGTGAACTTGCAAAGTATCTTGGCAACTTTACGACAGAGAACAATTCTAAGCAGAACAATAGTATCACTTACTATCCAAATGGAGATTTAAACGGAACTCTTACTTCAACAACACCTTGGAGTGAAGGAAATGATAAAAATGCTATTCGTCTTCAATTACCATTCCTGATCAGCTATAACAAGGATAAAGCAGAACCTGTAACGAAACAGTGGCTCCATAAGAATGCTGCTAATGACGGAACTTATACTGAGTATATGCTTGAACTTGCATGGGTTTTAAAGACTTCTTATGCAGTAACGGCAGAGGGCAGTATTGATGGACTTAGCAAGGTTGATTTCGCCAGTGAAGCTGTGACAGCTCTTGATAATGTATTAAAACCTGATAAATACGGAATATCCCTTTCAAAATCCGGCAAATATACTTTCACAGCCGCGAAGGTTGGCTACAAAAATCAAAAAGCTTACACGGTAGCAGTGAAAAATATCGGAGGGCCTACAGGAAAGCTTAAGGTATCCTTATCAGGAAGTGGAAGTAAATATTTCAAGCTATCAAAGACCTCTATCAGCAGCCTGACCTTAAATGAAAGTGATTCCTTTACTATTAGACCCGTAACCGGACTTAAGGCAGGAGCTTATAAGGCAACAGTAACAGTTACCGGCAGCAATAATATTTCCTCCTCCTTCACTGTTAATTTTACAGTAAAGAAATAATCTGTTCATACAGATATAGCCCAGGCAAAGAATAAGGTTAAATAAAAACTGGTCGTAAAAGAAATATCAGGAGGTGCCTTATAGCATATCCTGATATTTCATTAATGTAAGTCATGAAATTTAGGCTTACACAGACGGGAAAGGGAATTAATTAAATGAATATAGACTGGTTATCAGCAGCAGCGCTAGCGGTTGTATTTGTACTTTTTATCATAATCTATAAGCTGCAGAAAAAGAAAGTAAATTTCACTGCAATTATTTTAGGTTCTTTAGTGGCAGGTATCATAATAGGAATAATTTTCTCGGGTCATACCTCCTGGGTAATGCCCATTGGTAAGATTTATGTCAGTACACTGACTGCGATTGTAAGTCCTTTGATTATAATATCAATCCTCAGCAGTATTACCTCCCTGGGGTCTACTGCCCAGTTAAAAGGCATAGGTTTACGTTCCATTGTATGGCTGCTTACCACTACCTTACTTGCCATATTACTGTCACTTGGACTGGGGTTGACCTTTGGTATCGGAAGAAATTCCTATCTTTCCCTGGAAGGAATCGATGCACAAAATTTTAAAAGTAAGGTCGTTCCTTTTACCCAGGTGCTGATAGGCTTCTTTCCTCGTAATGTTGTCAGTGACATAGCAGAAGAAAATACGATTCCCATGATTTTATTTGCGGTACTCATTGCAGTTTCCTATGTATTAGTAGCGAATAAAAACCGTGAAAAGGTAGCGATTTTTAAAAGCTTTGTTGAAGCTGTAAAAGAAATTATATTTAAAGCAGTAGATTTTATTATCAGCCTGACACCTTATGCAGTATTAGCATTAATCGCTACAGCGACAGGAAACGGCGTCAGCAGATCAGGAATTATGTGGTCTCTGCTAGTACTCCTCATTGTATCCTTCCTTGCTTTCGCTTTGGATACCTGGGTTATAAATGCAGTGTTGTTAAAGGCCTTTGCAAAGCTCAGCCCACTAAAGTTCTTCCGTAAGATATTGCCGGCTCAGGTGGTTGGATTTTCCACACAGTCCAGTGCAGGAACCTTACCTATATCAACGGGAATATTAGTGAAGAAAATTGGTATAGATCCTCAGGTTGCAAATTTTACCGCACCTCTTGGTACTACTATAGGAATGCCCGGATGCGCCGGAATATGGCCGGTTCTTGTTGCTATCTATGGTATTAACGGACTTGGAATAAATTATGAGGTAAAGGATTACATTCTTTTAGCGATTGTCAGTTTGTTCGTATCTCTTGGAACAGCAGGAGTACCCGGTACAGCTACAATTACAACAGCAAGTGTTCTGACTGCGTTAGGGCTGCCATTGGAGCTTATCGTGCTTAGTATTCCTATTTCAGCAATAGCTGATACAGGGCGAACTGCTACCAATATCACCGGTGCAATGGTAGCTTCTGCTATTGTAGGAAGACAGGAACATGGTATTAACGACAACATTTTTAACGATGTGGATATTTATGAAGCAGAGGATTCCACGGAGCCGAAGGAGGAAGCTGCCATAAGTGATACAGAACCTGATAATGGTATACCCATCGGTGCAGGATGCAGATTATAGATAGCGGCAGCAGGAAAGGAGAATATGATCCTATGAAAGATATTCACAGAGAATACAATAATAGCCATAAAATGAAGAAGATAAGAAAATTCATTTTTTCCGGTGTTATGGTTTTTGCATTGGTGCTTGCAGTACCGGGCAATTATCTTGTTGCTTATGCAGCTCCCTTGGAAGATTGTGATTTGGATGGTTTTGATGATGCCACAGGAGTGCCGGTTCCCTGGCCCGGTTATGACGAAACAAAAGGAGATACACCGGATGGACCTGGGGGAAGCAAAAACCCTACTACATCTCCTGGCAGCACCAATAGTTCCTCCGGAAATACAGGGACTGGTGAAACCACCGGAAATACGGGAAGCGGAGCGTCTGGAAATACTGGCAGTACCGACACAGATAAAACAGACAGTGTGAAATCAGAGGATACGAAGACCAGCAGTTCAAAAGATACGGATTCCGGCAAGACTGGCTCAAAATCTTCAAATACCGCAACCGATAGCACAGATAAAACCAGCAGCCAGCCAGTAGGTGCTGCTAAAAACAGCAGTAAATCAGGGACAGATAAAGCAGCCAGCACAACGACAGCAGGTACTTCTAAAAGCAGCGTTACCTCAGGTAACAGTGTTTCAGGCAGTTCTGGTACAGGTAACACCTCCTCAGGCAGTTCAGCTTCAAGCACAGATAAATTAATAAATGCCAAAATTGAAACGGATAATACAAGCAAAGCAACAGGGAATGAAAGTAACAAGGGGGCAGAAAGCACAGCTTCAATTGATACAGAGGATGAAGGAGCAGGCGACATTGACAGTTCCAAATCAGAAGCTGAAACAGAATCCAGCCAGTCTGAAACGGATATTCCGGTGACTGAACAACAGTCAGTGGTAACTGTTAATGAAATTACAGAAGCATCCGATACATCAGAGGATGTAATTTCTACCGCAGTCAATGCAAAAGGTTCACTGGTAATAAAAGAGGTTTCAGGAAGTATTTTACATGCGGGAAGTTCTGTTATTATCTCCGGTACCGGATTTGCAGGTAATGTACAGAAACTGGAGATGGTTATTCAATCAGAACTCAGACAGCTTGGATTTGTCGAGTCTTCCGCAGAGGGAACCTTTGAGGCGCAGCTCGTTATTCCGAAAGATTTGTCAGCAGGTGTACATCAGATAGTTGTTCTTTATGAGGGAAATGAGATTACCCGACAGGAAATCGAAATTGGTCCAAAAGCTGCGGATAGTTTTTTACAGGCACTTTCAGCAGGCTTTACAACAGAAAATCATGGACTTGTACCTGGTCTGTTAATTTTATCAGGGCTCATTGTTGCAGGAGCCGGAGTATTAGGTTATAGTATTCTTTTTCATTCAGATAAGAGAAAGGTAATTCCTAATCTTCCAGATAAAAGCCAAAAATAAGTAAGATTACACTGGCGTAAATTGATACAATAAGGTACACTGGTCTCATAGGTAAAAATTTGATTTATACAAATTGAAGATGAAGAAGTGTCGTGATAAAGGAAGTAGGGATGATTCGTTCAGAATTGTATCAGAAAATATATGAGATCGTAGCAGATATTCCGGAGGGAAAGGTGGCTACTTACGGGCAGATAGCCTGGATGGCCGGAAGACCCGGTGCACCACGTATAGTTGGTTATGCAATGAGGATAGTTCCCTATGAGCTTAAGATACCCTGCCACAGAGTAGTTAACAAAGCAGGTAAAATGGCGCCTGACCACGTCTTTGGAGGAGAGCAGCTTCAACGCACCATACTCGAACAGGAGGGAGTTACCTTTCTGAATAACGGATGTATCGATATGAAGAAATGTCAATGGATGATGTACGATCCGGATGAAGAGGCAGGCAATCAATATAGACTTTAAAGTTTCATATTGATCAAAAATGAATAGGAGTTGATTCAAACAAATACCTTTGTTTGGAATCAACTCCTATTTCGCTAAGTAAAGATGTTATGCTTAATGAGAGAGTATTTTCTGCTGCAGTATTTATTTGTAAAAAATCTTAAACATGACATACTATAGTCATATTATTCCTGTTATACTGTTTATAGGTGTAAAAAAGGAGGATAATAAAATGCTGATTAATGTAAAAGAATATTTGATTGATACTTTACCAAAAGAGTACGGTAAATTGCTTCAGCTTCCCGATGTTCAGATTGATTCGGATAAAATAAAATGTATAATGATCAATGAGGTTCCTCCTATTAACCCTGATGATGGGTTTTATGGTAATAGCGCTGATCCGGATTACATGAGAACCACACGCGAGCTGTTTCAGGCTGCTGGAATACCTGTGAATAACATTTCAGAAATTCTTGATATGGGTATCTATATTACAACAGCTGTTAAAATACCAAAACAGCAATATACAGTTCCCAGGGAATTGATAAATCAGCACCTGCCCATACTAGAGAAAGAAATAGAGCTCTTCCCTAATATAAAAGTTGTTATGCTAATGGGGGATGTGGCTAAAACTGCCTTTAATGAAATTGCCAAGAGAAAAACAAGTAAAAGGGTTGTTCCCTCAGGCTCAACTTATAAAATAAGAGGACTGCAATTTTATTATGGACAAGTACGGGTGTTTCCTTCTTATATAATGACCGGTGGAAATATACTCATTGAGAAGTCAAAACGTAATATGATTTCAGAGGACATCAAGGAAATGATGAAAGTGCTGCAGAGCTTGTAAAATGAGATGACAGAAGCCTGCATATCATGTTAAGACACGTGGTAGGCGGCCAGCAGTGTATTTCTGCTTCCCTCAGCAGTATTCAATGAAATAGTATATAAAAAAAAGCTACTTCGATTCGAAGAAGCTTTTTTAGCATAGTACAATATACACTAAGGTCTATAGCAAAAGGAGGGACGTAAAGTCCGTATCATAAGACTTTGGGCTGTGCTTGCTGTCTATAGCTTTCAGACAGTAACCAGAACTTAGTAAATAAGTTAAATAATATAAGTAGATATAAAAATATTGACAGCAGGCGTTATATTAATGTTTAATAAGGAGTAAACCTATCATGAAAGTCTTTCCAGTGTTAGGTGTAATATTGGGGAAATTTACATCAATTTAAGGGGTTTGAAATTTGTCAGCAAGAAGTATCTTAGAAAGGCGGTCATAATTTTGAACCAAAACAGTGTAAGTAATGAAAAACTGTTGGAGATTATTAATGTACAGACTGAAGTAGCACAGCAAGGAATGGATCTGGGGTGTATTATGGATTTAGTAACACAGAGAACACAACAGATTACATATGCTGACGGTGCTTCCGTAGAATTAATTGAGGATAAGGAACTCGTCTATAGCGCTGCCTCCGGAATGGCTGAAAAATTCCTGGGCTTGCGTTTGAAAATAGATAACAGCCTTTCGGGAGAATGCATTAAGGCAAGAATTCCGTTAATAAGTAATGATATAGAATTGGATGACCGGGTCAATAAAATTGCATGCAGGCAAATTGGGCTGAATTCTATGATAGTTGTACCTTTGATTTGCAGAGGTGAGGTTGTTGGTATAATAAAGGTGCTTTCTTCAAATGCAGGGCATTTCAAAGAAGAAGACATTAAGATATTGGAACTTATGTCAGGGCTTATCGCTGCAGAGATGTTTAGTGCAATGAGAAATGAAGAAAGTGAGTTGTTATTCAAGGCTACCCATGACAGTCTGACCGGAATATCAAATAGGGCGTTATTCTACGACCGCTTACGTCAGAAATTAGCAAAAGCAGCAAACCGCCAAGAGAATTTTGGAATTATTACACTTGATATGGATGGCTTAAAAGAAATCAATGATAAGCTCGGACATCGGGCTGGCGATGCAGCCATCAAAGAAATTGCGGTTCGAATCAAAACTTCCTTACAGGAAATGGACTTGGTATCCAGACTAGGTGGAGATGAATTTGGAATTATTGCGGGTAATGTGTCAGATAAAAATGAAATTGTAGCTATGATTCACCAAATTGATAGTAAAATCACAAGACCCTTTGAGTTTGAAGGGCAGAATGTAAACTTAAGAGCCAGTATCGGTTATGCTCTTTTTAGTGAAGATGGGATAGAACTTGAGGTTTTAATAGAAAAAGCGGATAAATCCATGTATGAAGTGAAAAGAGAGCGCAAGGGAGCAGCAAACGTGCGATAAAATAATATTATAGCTATGAATTTAGACGTAGGTTCAAAAACTTACGTCTTTTTATTATTTTATTATCCAATTGAAGCTCATATTTTTATATTAGCCTCAGATTTTATTCGCACTGGTATTATATGCTGCTTCTAATTTTAACGCGGGCTCAGATTTCAAGCTTGCCCTGTATTTATATGGGTACAAATAAAGGCAGCCCTGTATTTTAAGTGGCCTCAGATTAAGGACAAACATGTATTTTATGTGGGTTCAAATAAAAGGCAGCCTTGTATTTTAAGTGGGCTCAGATTAAGGACAAACATGTATTTTATGTGGGTTCAAATAAAAGCCAGCCTTGTATTTTAAGTGGGCTCAAATTAAAACCAGTCCTGTATTTTAAGTGGGCTCAAATTAAAACCAGTCCTGCATTTTATGTGGGTTCAAATTAAAACCAGTCCTCTATTTTATGTGGGTTCAAATAAAAGCCAGCCCTGTATTTTATATAGACTCAAATTAAACTAGCCCTATATGGGCTCAAACATTAAGTTAGCCTCATATTTAACAGAATTGTATTTTATGCTAGCTCATATCCTGGGTAAATCTCTTTTAACATAATCCTATAAACAATTTTCATTAGAGCAAGAAAAGTGCAAATAGTTTTAAGAGAACAAGGAAACGTACAACATCGGTTCTTACATAAAAATTACGTAGATTTATTGCTGAAAGAAAAAATATGGAAATTTGAACTTGACATATATAGATTATCTATATATTATATGTATAGATAATCTATATATAAGGAGGACAGTAATGGCGATTGATAAAAGTTTGCTCTCAGGAAGTACAACCATGCTAATATTAAAGCTTTTGGATAAGAAAGATATGTATGGTTATCAGATGATAGAAGAATTGCATCAGCAATCCAATAAAACCTTTGAGTTGAAAGCAGGTACCCTATATCCCTTATTGCATGGTTTGGAGCGTGAAGGTATGGTGAAGGCCTATGATGACAGTGCGGATAGCTTAAGAGTTAGAAAATACTATCATATAACGAAAAAAGGGAAGAAGCAGCTTGCTGAGAAGAAAGAGGAATGGAATCTATATACCAATGCGGTCAATAATATACTAAATGGAGGTATAAGCTTTGGAATCAGTTGATAAATTAAAAGAATATAAAGAGGAAGTATGTAAGCAGATCAGGTGGAAGCGGGTTCATGAGCCTGTAGCCAGGGAATTAGAAGCTCATATGATGGATCAAGTAGATAATTATTTAAGACAGGGGGATTCCGAAGAGACTGCGGTATATAAGACTATTCTGGATATGGGAGACCCTGTGGCAGTAGGTACTCAGCTTGATCGTATACACAGGCCAAAATCTCAAATTAGTATGATTATATTTACAATTTCATTACTCCTGATAGGTTTAGTGATTCAGACCTTCTTAGTGCATGACATTGCTCATCCTGTCAATCTTCCCAAGCTGATAGTTGCGGCTGTTCTTGGCATCGGCTTTATGTTTCTGGCATATTACGGAGACTTTACCTTAATAGGAAGGTATCCAAAAGCACTTTTGCTTGCAACTGTAACCATTTCAGTTGGTATGCTGATAGTGGCACCTGAAGTAAACGGGAGACCGTATTTTTTCATTTCTACTTTCGTCACATTCAGCCTTGCCTGCATTTCACTTATATTGCCCCTTGCATTAACTGGAATTATTTTTGTAACAAGAAAGTATGGTTATATCGGGCTTTTCCTCTTAAATCTTGTAATACTGGGATTAACATTTCTTACATACAGAACATCTTCTATTGGAAATGCAGCATTCTTCTTTGCTACGGCTATCATACTTACCGGTGCCGCTATATACAAAGGATGGTATCCGGTGAATAAAAAGGTGGGCTATATAATAGAAGTTTTAACAAGTATAGCAACTCTTGTAGTAGTTTTTTTACAAGACAGTTATTATATTGTAAATCGTTTGCAGATAGTAATGAATCCTGGAATGGATGCGTATGGAAAAGGATATTTTGGTGTAATGATAAGAGAGCTGCTTCATAATGCCAGATTTGTTGGAAAAGGGGTAATACCGGAAGTTTATAACCATTCCGTATTTCCGCTTCCGTCGATTCATTCCGATTATTTGTTGACTTACTTTATCATTAATTGGGGGTGGCTTTTCTTCTGTGTTTTATTAGTAGTTTTTGCCGTCTTTCTTATATGCGGATTCCGGATAACCTTCAGGCAAAAGAATCTATTGGGTTTTTTAGTTTCCCTTGCGGTAATGCTAACGATAACCTTTGAAACCTGTAACTACATTGCATGGAATTTAGGGTTTTTGCTCGTATCACCTATTACACTGCCGTTGATTTCTTATGGTAATGCAGCTTTATGTATACATTTGTTCTTGATTGGCATTATGCTGTCAGTATTTCGCAGTGATTCTAGTGTATCGGATACCAGACTCTATTA from Anaerocolumna sp. AGMB13020 encodes the following:
- a CDS encoding SRPBCC family protein, translated to MSNRHTITIQTTVNAPVEKVWKAFNEPEHIKRWNSASEDWHTTASENDLKTGGSFRSRMEAKDGSFGFDFSGTYDEIILHETIKYTLEDGRKVSINFKSIGNQTQITEAFEAEEENPVKMQEEGWQAILNNFKRYTEETSI
- a CDS encoding DUF2339 domain-containing protein: MKSPEERITELEQRVALLESIIKRSEINRTPDTEVHGTVSQMPVNQMPVNQMPVNQMLVNQMPVNQTQANQMLDNQMPNQRRPLNQRTAGSRSSTQRQSLNQRTNSSPQVNNKKDKEALIGKYIIGVLAAVLIFVGAISFIGLVWNRMTPGIKISLLAVSGIVLSVFGFWFLRTRRNPITSIILGTGAGLLFITILSANLAFHMIGNNLSIILAGFWAVLFMISTRYTKLFFTSVIAYIGSYITLILGLLLIKGDRDLLLLILFSTVIAAVMFYTTFKGKNFEIIISIMMSFVSYSTILVRCYADGIFGDDPLLKGYFLQIAIVLIIYMLLNFLFKVRINTDLVLFYFVVSIVTTILTVLAMTYLNVIYLDISIRHIYLLFFAVNLVQFILNYILHKWIEKWLTIYYSIMLTITALLINIELIGDPTGIVLIGLLLLACGKIFKREEQTLLIGAIVVVDSFFLLRFPSNNPICAVFGLIQLALMGYLLWSCVSLKRYVQLHLLKLFAVPVVIFCCFGIPSNIVRLFESSSRNTYLDNIAGYLLLIIAVIALIKIDYFKSWKNEQFKLFGVNESLENDTTLDIVLYTLTTGLYLYGLWGVSSSDKVMIQLIFTLAVIAVALLQTRIFLQGKLRNNTVTGIWIVLKYLILTWTILGSFLDLGFISVVYSIAGLVVAIVSITVGFKLKVKSIRLYGLILTIIMVAKFILVDLIQENSITKVLALIMGGGLCFFISYIYNKLSESTK
- a CDS encoding dicarboxylate/amino acid:cation symporter, coding for MNIDWLSAAALAVVFVLFIIIYKLQKKKVNFTAIILGSLVAGIIIGIIFSGHTSWVMPIGKIYVSTLTAIVSPLIIISILSSITSLGSTAQLKGIGLRSIVWLLTTTLLAILLSLGLGLTFGIGRNSYLSLEGIDAQNFKSKVVPFTQVLIGFFPRNVVSDIAEENTIPMILFAVLIAVSYVLVANKNREKVAIFKSFVEAVKEIIFKAVDFIISLTPYAVLALIATATGNGVSRSGIMWSLLVLLIVSFLAFALDTWVINAVLLKAFAKLSPLKFFRKILPAQVVGFSTQSSAGTLPISTGILVKKIGIDPQVANFTAPLGTTIGMPGCAGIWPVLVAIYGINGLGINYEVKDYILLAIVSLFVSLGTAGVPGTATITTASVLTALGLPLELIVLSIPISAIADTGRTATNITGAMVASAIVGRQEHGINDNIFNDVDIYEAEDSTEPKEEAAISDTEPDNGIPIGAGCRL
- a CDS encoding MGMT family protein, whose translation is MIRSELYQKIYEIVADIPEGKVATYGQIAWMAGRPGAPRIVGYAMRIVPYELKIPCHRVVNKAGKMAPDHVFGGEQLQRTILEQEGVTFLNNGCIDMKKCQWMMYDPDEEAGNQYRL
- a CDS encoding sensor domain-containing diguanylate cyclase, with translation MNQNSVSNEKLLEIINVQTEVAQQGMDLGCIMDLVTQRTQQITYADGASVELIEDKELVYSAASGMAEKFLGLRLKIDNSLSGECIKARIPLISNDIELDDRVNKIACRQIGLNSMIVVPLICRGEVVGIIKVLSSNAGHFKEEDIKILELMSGLIAAEMFSAMRNEESELLFKATHDSLTGISNRALFYDRLRQKLAKAANRQENFGIITLDMDGLKEINDKLGHRAGDAAIKEIAVRIKTSLQEMDLVSRLGGDEFGIIAGNVSDKNEIVAMIHQIDSKITRPFEFEGQNVNLRASIGYALFSEDGIELEVLIEKADKSMYEVKRERKGAANVR
- a CDS encoding PadR family transcriptional regulator, which produces MAIDKSLLSGSTTMLILKLLDKKDMYGYQMIEELHQQSNKTFELKAGTLYPLLHGLEREGMVKAYDDSADSLRVRKYYHITKKGKKQLAEKKEEWNLYTNAVNNILNGGISFGIS
- a CDS encoding FtsW/RodA/SpoVE family cell cycle protein, whose protein sequence is MESVDKLKEYKEEVCKQIRWKRVHEPVARELEAHMMDQVDNYLRQGDSEETAVYKTILDMGDPVAVGTQLDRIHRPKSQISMIIFTISLLLIGLVIQTFLVHDIAHPVNLPKLIVAAVLGIGFMFLAYYGDFTLIGRYPKALLLATVTISVGMLIVAPEVNGRPYFFISTFVTFSLACISLILPLALTGIIFVTRKYGYIGLFLLNLVILGLTFLTYRTSSIGNAAFFFATAIILTGAAIYKGWYPVNKKVGYIIEVLTSIATLVVVFLQDSYYIVNRLQIVMNPGMDAYGKGYFGVMIRELLHNARFVGKGVIPEVYNHSVFPLPSIHSDYLLTYFIINWGWLFFCVLLVVFAVFLICGFRITFRQKNLLGFLVSLAVMLTITFETCNYIAWNLGFLLVSPITLPLISYGNAALCIHLFLIGIMLSVFRSDSSVSDTRLYYQKGGFIQWKDRCLTIDFNKYRAD